A window of Streptosporangium brasiliense contains these coding sequences:
- a CDS encoding ATP-binding protein codes for MMIGLLSEYQVPGGTQAPGQARDWVRDLISSEHPLHDDLVLAVSELVTNAVRHTRSGNGGQVAVGLETGPDYVLVEVRDDGSESSAPQVLEVDELAESGRGMKLLSDRSEAWGVREEAGAKGRTVWFLFMY; via the coding sequence ATGATGATCGGACTGCTTTCCGAGTACCAGGTTCCGGGCGGAACGCAGGCCCCCGGCCAGGCGCGCGACTGGGTGCGAGATCTGATCAGCAGCGAACACCCGTTACATGATGACCTCGTGCTGGCGGTCTCCGAGCTCGTTACCAACGCGGTTCGCCACACGCGTTCCGGAAACGGTGGGCAAGTCGCCGTCGGACTGGAGACCGGTCCGGACTACGTGCTCGTCGAAGTCCGCGACGACGGATCGGAGTCGTCGGCGCCGCAGGTGCTCGAAGTCGACGAGCTCGCCGAGAGCGGCCGAGGCATGAAGTTGCTGAGCGATCGGTCGGAGGCCTGGGGGGTTCGAGAAGAGGCCGGCGCCAAGGGCCGCACCGTCTGGTTCCTGTTCATGTACTGA
- a CDS encoding KTSC domain-containing protein, which translates to MPTAAPRPPRRGAPATSAQVRAQRFAEALRPLPSRTGARPADALIPTAEQRAQRDGTQDADAQHEQLDLLDYLNEQEESRHVHMDPMAWWALEMARQGNDIYLMPYQPTPSINPPRPRTLAAGYDKTTNTLRVRFRNGQVYGYYDVPANIWRNFKRQKSPGRYINRVLNFYPYAPEPALDQPTGMT; encoded by the coding sequence GTGCCCACTGCAGCCCCTCGGCCGCCCCGCCGTGGTGCGCCGGCCACCAGTGCCCAGGTCCGCGCTCAGCGCTTCGCTGAGGCCCTGCGGCCCCTCCCGAGCCGAACGGGCGCCCGCCCCGCCGATGCCCTGATCCCCACCGCCGAGCAGCGCGCCCAGCGCGACGGCACCCAGGACGCCGACGCCCAGCATGAACAGCTCGACCTGCTCGACTATCTCAACGAGCAAGAAGAGTCCCGCCATGTCCACATGGATCCCATGGCCTGGTGGGCGCTGGAAATGGCCCGGCAGGGTAATGACATCTACCTCATGCCCTATCAGCCGACCCCGAGCATTAATCCGCCCAGGCCGCGGACCCTGGCCGCCGGCTACGACAAGACCACCAACACCCTGCGCGTACGATTCCGCAACGGCCAGGTGTACGGCTATTACGACGTGCCAGCCAACATTTGGCGGAACTTTAAGAGGCAGAAGTCGCCGGGCCGCTACATCAACCGTGTCCTCAACTTCTATCCCTACGCCCCGGAACCGGCCCTTGACCAGCCCACCGGCATGACCTGA
- a CDS encoding GntR family transcriptional regulator, with translation MVEFSATKPKWKQIAGILRERIRTGEYGPDTLIVELQLAQEFEVARQTIRKAITKLRDEGLLETEVGVGSSVRAGAVERLQAVDE, from the coding sequence ATGGTCGAATTTTCGGCGACGAAGCCGAAGTGGAAGCAGATCGCGGGGATACTGCGCGAGCGGATCCGCACGGGCGAGTATGGGCCGGACACGCTCATCGTCGAGCTGCAGCTGGCTCAGGAGTTCGAGGTCGCCCGCCAGACGATACGCAAGGCGATTACGAAGTTGCGTGACGAAGGGCTGCTGGAGACCGAAGTCGGGGTCGGGTCGTCGGTCCGGGCCGGTGCGGTCGAGAGGCTCCAGGCGGTCGACGAGTAG
- a CDS encoding DUF397 domain-containing protein, with the protein MAPKQWRKGSLSGNGGADCVEVAVVPGNDPEVAENKAGEPIVYLVRDSKNPEAAPLSFDKREWAAFIGSVKLGEFDPEAEPATV; encoded by the coding sequence ATGGCACCGAAGCAGTGGCGTAAGGGCAGTCTCAGCGGCAACGGCGGCGCGGACTGCGTCGAAGTGGCGGTCGTTCCCGGCAACGACCCCGAGGTGGCCGAGAACAAGGCCGGTGAGCCCATCGTCTACCTCGTCCGCGACTCCAAGAACCCCGAGGCAGCCCCGCTGTCGTTCGACAAGCGCGAGTGGGCCGCATTCATCGGCTCGGTGAAGCTCGGCGAGTTCGACCCCGAGGCGGAGCCGGCGACCGTCTGA
- a CDS encoding histone-like nucleoid-structuring protein Lsr2: protein MAKELREQLVDDFDGSEAVDTINFAVSGFAYEIDVSEEHRKEFWEFMEPWMKTARRQAVLRRPRRSGMRGPVWADSQRVRAWAKEAGLEVSDKGYPSHEVQMKFVAAYANGDLPDKYL from the coding sequence ATGGCAAAAGAACTTCGGGAACAGCTCGTCGACGATTTCGACGGGAGCGAGGCGGTCGACACGATCAACTTCGCGGTGTCGGGCTTCGCGTACGAGATCGACGTGTCAGAGGAGCACCGCAAGGAGTTCTGGGAGTTCATGGAGCCGTGGATGAAGACGGCCCGCCGTCAGGCTGTGCTGCGTCGCCCGCGTCGGTCGGGGATGCGTGGACCCGTCTGGGCGGATTCTCAGCGGGTACGGGCCTGGGCCAAGGAGGCCGGCTTGGAGGTCAGCGATAAGGGCTACCCGTCGCACGAGGTGCAGATGAAGTTTGTGGCCGCCTACGCCAACGGGGATCTGCCCGACAAGTACTTGTGA
- a CDS encoding helix-turn-helix domain-containing protein, with the protein MAVVKVGDRLLTPEEIAEIVGMSPRWVKRESRAYGLPLRRIGGSPRCSERELYDWINQQPTI; encoded by the coding sequence ATGGCCGTTGTGAAAGTGGGCGACCGGCTCCTCACCCCCGAGGAAATCGCCGAGATCGTCGGCATGAGCCCGCGCTGGGTGAAGCGCGAATCCCGAGCCTATGGACTGCCGCTCAGAAGGATCGGCGGAAGCCCGAGGTGCTCGGAGCGCGAGCTCTACGACTGGATCAACCAGCAGCCCACGATCTGA
- a CDS encoding tyrosine-type recombinase/integrase — translation MARKKLIRGMGSLKKVDSCKHGEDARCKCKWLGRWYDAAGEPTKLTFDDYDAGFEHLFQEYTKKRQGVGRMSKAKGKAPLLEVYAIEWLASMRDLEPASRRNYKSILETHAFPRLGKVPVNRINKDQIADLIDYLYSEDPETGKDPVYEGTVKNLIMYVLRPIFRQAQADVWRSDNPCDGHRLRDVPDAERYVPTPAEIHDIAHTIKPMWRLAIYLMAGCGLREGEFLGASTDIRKKDNRLWIYRQWHHEGRWAPLKYCKAKEGRWVPLDPIVAAELERHIADYAIPEGGLLFPSLKKPGQAVNNSVFNRALKEACIRLGLDDKDITAHNFRHAFASHVIDAGVPLPDVSRMLGHKSYETTFKTYYKMVDPSWERIQRNVNTYLSTGIPVDATLGGVDAFAEDKQAEVTDLLAKLKALGVTVTLEQAA, via the coding sequence ATGGCGCGCAAGAAGCTGATCCGGGGCATGGGCAGCCTGAAGAAGGTCGACTCCTGCAAGCACGGCGAGGACGCGCGCTGCAAGTGCAAGTGGCTCGGCCGGTGGTACGACGCGGCCGGCGAGCCCACCAAGCTCACCTTCGACGACTACGACGCAGGCTTCGAGCACCTGTTCCAGGAGTACACCAAAAAGCGCCAGGGCGTCGGCAGGATGTCCAAGGCCAAGGGCAAGGCCCCCTTGTTAGAGGTCTACGCCATCGAGTGGCTAGCCAGCATGCGCGACCTGGAGCCCGCCAGCAGGCGCAACTACAAGTCCATCCTGGAAACCCACGCCTTCCCCAGGCTCGGCAAGGTCCCCGTCAACCGCATCAACAAAGATCAGATAGCTGACCTGATCGACTACCTCTACTCCGAGGACCCGGAAACGGGGAAGGACCCGGTCTACGAGGGCACTGTCAAGAATCTCATCATGTACGTCCTGCGCCCGATTTTCCGCCAGGCTCAGGCTGACGTATGGCGCAGTGACAACCCCTGCGACGGACACCGGTTGCGCGACGTTCCCGACGCCGAGCGCTACGTCCCCACCCCGGCCGAGATCCACGACATCGCCCACACCATCAAGCCGATGTGGCGCCTGGCGATTTACCTCATGGCCGGGTGCGGCCTGCGCGAGGGCGAATTCCTGGGCGCCAGCACCGACATTCGTAAGAAAGACAACCGGCTCTGGATCTACCGGCAGTGGCACCATGAGGGCCGCTGGGCGCCGCTGAAGTACTGCAAGGCGAAAGAGGGGCGCTGGGTGCCTCTGGATCCGATCGTGGCCGCGGAGTTGGAACGGCACATCGCCGACTACGCGATCCCCGAGGGCGGGCTGCTGTTCCCCTCCCTCAAGAAGCCCGGCCAGGCGGTCAACAACTCGGTATTCAACCGAGCGCTCAAGGAAGCCTGCATCCGGCTCGGCCTCGACGACAAAGACATCACGGCCCACAACTTTAGGCATGCCTTCGCCAGCCACGTCATCGACGCGGGCGTCCCCCTGCCCGACGTCTCGCGCATGCTCGGCCACAAGTCCTACGAGACCACCTTCAAGACCTACTACAAGATGGTCGACCCGTCCTGGGAGCGCATCCAGCGCAACGTCAACACCTACCTGTCCACCGGCATCCCGGTCGACGCCACGCTCGGCGGCGTTGACGCCTTCGCCGAAGACAAGCAGGCCGAGGTCACCGATCTGCTGGCCAAGCTCAAGGCCCTGGGCGTCACCGTGACGCTGGAGCAGGCCGCCTGA
- a CDS encoding DUF397 domain-containing protein, giving the protein MQMTHIRNGMLATELPDVAWRKSSRSHGNSNCVALAPLAGGVVGMLDTKHPTGHVLVFTPDDIGAWTADIKAGALDHLI; this is encoded by the coding sequence ATGCAGATGACCCATATCCGCAACGGCATGCTCGCCACCGAGCTGCCCGACGTTGCCTGGCGAAAGAGCAGCCGTTCCCACGGCAACAGCAACTGTGTCGCCCTCGCCCCGCTGGCCGGGGGAGTGGTCGGCATGCTGGACACCAAGCACCCGACCGGCCACGTCCTGGTGTTCACCCCGGACGACATCGGCGCCTGGACGGCCGACATCAAGGCCGGCGCCCTGGACCACCTGATTTAA
- a CDS encoding helix-turn-helix domain-containing protein, with translation MGGRSSPTIGRRQLAGELRRLRTAAKMTREDVAEQLDCAPATVTKFENATAAVSVATVAMLMEIYGVAGPARDDMLKLAREARQRGWWHQYSRAIPAWFSVYVGLEEAASEISSWHPEVLDGRLQTESYMRALISAELPVPDASEIDRRVAVRLKRQERLHESEPLSLWVVIGEAALRRLVGGPETMREQLEHLVQQSLLNNVTIQVLPYKTGAYPGMHGGFHLLRFPEATGDAIVYVEYQQGSIYLEKKPDVASYDRLFDHLVARALGPDESRAMITQVAEEYS, from the coding sequence ATGGGTGGTAGATCAAGCCCGACCATCGGGCGGCGGCAGCTCGCTGGAGAACTCCGCAGGCTACGTACGGCAGCCAAGATGACTCGCGAGGATGTAGCCGAGCAGCTCGACTGCGCGCCGGCCACCGTCACGAAGTTCGAGAACGCAACGGCCGCGGTCAGCGTGGCCACAGTCGCAATGCTCATGGAGATCTACGGCGTCGCCGGCCCCGCTCGCGACGACATGCTGAAGCTTGCCCGCGAGGCCCGCCAGCGTGGATGGTGGCACCAGTACAGCCGAGCGATCCCAGCATGGTTTTCCGTCTACGTCGGCCTGGAGGAAGCAGCATCGGAGATCAGCTCCTGGCACCCCGAAGTGCTTGACGGCCGACTTCAGACCGAAAGCTACATGCGCGCCCTGATCAGCGCCGAGCTGCCAGTCCCCGACGCCTCGGAGATCGACCGCCGGGTGGCCGTACGACTCAAGCGCCAGGAACGCCTACACGAATCCGAACCGCTCAGCCTCTGGGTCGTCATCGGCGAGGCCGCGCTGCGCCGGCTGGTCGGCGGCCCCGAAACCATGCGCGAACAGCTCGAACACCTTGTGCAGCAGTCCCTACTGAACAACGTGACCATTCAGGTTCTTCCGTACAAGACCGGCGCCTACCCCGGCATGCACGGCGGATTTCACCTGCTCCGCTTCCCAGAAGCCACCGGGGACGCCATCGTGTACGTTGAATACCAGCAGGGGTCCATTTACCTGGAGAAGAAGCCAGACGTGGCCTCCTATGATCGTCTCTTCGACCACCTCGTGGCCAGGGCTCTCGGCCCGGACGAATCCCGTGCCATGATCACGCAGGTGGCCGAGGAATACTCGTAG
- a CDS encoding MazG nucleotide pyrophosphohydrolase domain-containing protein — translation MTEPLKEGQPGFLRQEVWKSLNDLFEEVGPPMYDLPEPVGVNADGSVRFKLPPVQPLPRRPRRYDPMAELREWHEAIDQKPFLELDTDAQQKLLVLRRTLIGEESDEVDTEIYKFRVGRGNIAALAKELADLLYVVYGTAEVMGIDLPAVFQLVDDNNKTKIDAETGKVKKRPDGKVEKPDGFVELTYDDINDIIARA, via the coding sequence ATGACTGAGCCCCTCAAGGAAGGCCAGCCCGGGTTCCTTCGCCAGGAAGTCTGGAAGAGTCTCAACGATCTGTTTGAAGAGGTCGGCCCGCCTATGTACGACCTGCCCGAACCGGTAGGCGTCAACGCCGACGGATCCGTGCGCTTCAAGCTTCCGCCCGTGCAGCCCCTGCCGCGTCGACCGCGCCGCTACGACCCCATGGCCGAGCTTCGAGAGTGGCACGAGGCGATCGACCAGAAGCCGTTCCTGGAGCTCGATACCGACGCTCAGCAGAAGCTCCTGGTCCTGCGGCGGACCCTCATCGGCGAAGAGAGCGACGAGGTCGACACCGAGATCTACAAGTTCCGGGTCGGGCGCGGAAACATCGCTGCACTGGCGAAAGAGCTTGCCGACCTGCTGTACGTCGTCTACGGCACGGCCGAAGTGATGGGTATCGATCTGCCCGCCGTCTTCCAGCTGGTCGACGACAACAACAAGACGAAGATCGACGCCGAAACGGGAAAGGTGAAGAAGCGGCCGGACGGCAAGGTAGAAAAGCCTGACGGGTTCGTCGAACTCACCTACGACGACATCAACGACATCATCGCCCGCGCATAA
- a CDS encoding RNA ligase family protein — protein MYRLRQQDLEKINSLTKYPSIPTHHALNPRAKGILLEEPTEYEGTVIGTEKVDGTNARLIVLPDGRFLIGSRGELLTCSGDRVHNPQQGIVDALREVGYKVEGAWDEILVLYLEVYGGKQLPEWKQYGDGTAAFRLFDAATVDPDRISMDHNEIAMWRDRGGQDFAGEAALQAQAKMAYLLLTPRLFTLDAAELPRSIAGMREFMAPYAATRVSTGTPGRSEGIVLRSHDRRVISKARFKDYDKTLRMRAEAEQAIRANV, from the coding sequence ATGTACCGTCTGCGGCAGCAGGACCTGGAGAAGATCAACTCCCTGACGAAATACCCGAGCATCCCCACGCACCACGCGCTGAACCCCCGGGCCAAGGGCATCCTGCTGGAAGAGCCCACCGAATACGAGGGCACGGTGATCGGGACGGAGAAGGTCGACGGCACCAATGCTCGGCTGATCGTTCTTCCCGACGGCCGTTTCCTGATCGGCTCCCGCGGTGAGCTGCTGACCTGCTCAGGCGACCGAGTCCACAACCCTCAGCAGGGGATCGTGGACGCCCTGCGCGAGGTCGGCTACAAGGTCGAGGGCGCCTGGGACGAAATCCTCGTGCTGTACCTGGAGGTGTACGGCGGCAAGCAGCTGCCGGAATGGAAGCAGTACGGGGACGGCACCGCGGCCTTCCGGTTGTTCGACGCCGCCACGGTGGACCCGGACAGGATCTCGATGGACCACAACGAGATCGCCATGTGGCGTGACCGCGGCGGCCAGGACTTCGCCGGCGAGGCCGCGCTGCAGGCTCAGGCAAAGATGGCATACCTGCTCCTGACTCCGAGGCTGTTCACCCTGGACGCCGCCGAGCTTCCGCGCAGCATCGCCGGCATGCGCGAGTTCATGGCACCCTACGCGGCAACCCGGGTGTCGACCGGCACGCCCGGCCGCAGCGAGGGCATCGTGCTGAGGTCGCATGATCGGCGAGTCATCAGCAAGGCGCGCTTCAAGGACTACGACAAGACCCTCCGCATGCGTGCCGAGGCCGAGCAGGCGATCCGCGCCAATGTTTAA
- a CDS encoding Acb2/Tad1 domain-containing protein, translating into MIPASSLNRRFTHHPPISESRAKAHESVRAACLNLAHVLNTLMPDGHEKNKAIDALDETQFWANAAIARHSI; encoded by the coding sequence ATGATCCCCGCCTCCTCCCTCAATCGCCGATTTACGCACCACCCGCCCATCTCTGAGAGCCGCGCCAAGGCGCACGAGAGCGTCCGCGCCGCCTGTCTCAACCTGGCCCACGTCCTCAACACGCTCATGCCCGACGGTCACGAGAAGAACAAGGCCATCGACGCACTCGACGAGACCCAGTTCTGGGCCAACGCCGCCATCGCCCGACACAGCATCTGA